A genomic stretch from Serratia entomophila includes:
- a CDS encoding phosphoenolpyruvate hydrolase family protein, with protein MTKPTRQELLAKFREMIARHEPIIGGGAGTGLSAKCEEAGGIDLIVIYNSGRYRMAGRGSLAGLLAYGNANEIVMDMAKEVLPIVKHTPVLAGVNGTDPFCQFDKFLDDIKAVGFSGVQNFPTVGLIDGNFRANLEETGMGYALEVDMIRLAHEKDLLTTPYVFSAQDAIAMTQAGADIIVPHMGLTTGGNIGAETAFTLADCVSPINEWAQAAKRVREDVIVLCHGGPIATPEDAAYILQHCPLVDGFYGASSMERLPTEVALTETTRRFKNIAKGR; from the coding sequence ATGACCAAACCGACTCGTCAGGAACTGCTGGCTAAGTTCAGAGAGATGATCGCCCGCCATGAACCTATTATTGGCGGCGGCGCCGGCACCGGGCTTTCCGCAAAGTGCGAAGAAGCAGGCGGCATCGATCTTATCGTTATCTATAACTCGGGCCGCTACCGCATGGCTGGCAGGGGATCCCTGGCGGGTTTGCTGGCTTACGGCAACGCAAACGAAATCGTGATGGACATGGCGAAAGAAGTGCTGCCGATCGTCAAACATACCCCGGTGTTAGCCGGAGTGAACGGCACGGACCCGTTTTGCCAGTTTGATAAGTTCTTAGACGACATCAAGGCGGTCGGATTTTCCGGCGTCCAAAACTTCCCGACGGTGGGTCTGATTGACGGCAACTTCCGCGCGAATCTGGAAGAAACCGGCATGGGCTATGCGCTGGAAGTCGATATGATCCGCTTGGCGCATGAAAAGGATCTGTTGACCACGCCTTACGTGTTCAGCGCACAGGATGCCATCGCCATGACGCAAGCCGGCGCGGATATCATCGTACCGCACATGGGGCTGACCACCGGCGGCAATATCGGCGCGGAAACGGCGTTCACGCTGGCGGACTGCGTTTCGCCGATTAACGAATGGGCGCAAGCGGCGAAACGGGTGCGTGAAGACGTGATCGTACTGTGCCACGGCGGCCCGATAGCCACGCCGGAAGATGCCGCTTATATTCTGCAGCATTGTCCTCTGGTTGACGGCTTCTACGGCGCCAGCTCCATGGAGCGCCTGCCCACAGAGGTGGCTTTGACCGAGACAACCCGCCGATTCAAAAATATCGCCAAGGGCCGATAA
- a CDS encoding TetR/AcrR family transcriptional regulator, whose amino-acid sequence MPLTVPDSLTHTRARTRKLLLASAMELFDGGAFPSITELAQHAQVSRATAYRYFPTQSALITAVVAESLGPILEWRPKDDNAQARILQLLSFAYPQMEQHEGALRAALQLSLQQWAEARSSANKPSERLVRGNRKRLLMLAAEPLQDKLPPDALQRVIHSFSLIYGSEVFLVLKDIWGLELDGIQDVTQWMAKAIIR is encoded by the coding sequence GTGCCATTAACCGTACCCGACAGTTTGACTCATACTCGAGCCAGAACGCGTAAATTGCTGCTTGCTAGCGCAATGGAGCTATTCGACGGTGGCGCTTTCCCTTCGATCACTGAGCTGGCCCAGCACGCGCAGGTATCACGGGCGACAGCCTATCGTTATTTCCCGACGCAGAGCGCGCTGATCACCGCCGTGGTGGCTGAAAGCCTGGGGCCGATTTTGGAGTGGCGGCCAAAAGATGACAATGCGCAAGCGCGGATCCTCCAATTGCTCAGTTTTGCCTATCCGCAGATGGAGCAGCATGAGGGCGCGCTGCGAGCGGCGCTGCAACTTTCTCTGCAGCAGTGGGCTGAAGCGCGATCCAGCGCCAATAAACCCAGCGAGCGTTTGGTGCGCGGCAATCGCAAGCGGTTGCTGATGCTGGCAGCCGAACCCTTGCAGGATAAACTGCCGCCTGATGCGCTGCAGCGGGTGATTCATTCTTTCTCGCTGATTTACGGTTCGGAAGTGTTCCTGGTGTTGAAAGACATCTGGGGGCTCGAACTTGACGGCATTCAGGACGTGACGCAATGGATGGCCAAGGCCATTATTCGGTAG
- the spy gene encoding ATP-independent periplasmic protein-refolding chaperone Spy yields the protein MRKLTALFVASTLALGSASMAFAADTTAAPAADSAPMKMMHHKGEGKGGPFAGLNLTEQQRQQMRDIMKESHQKRGPGMKEDRQALHNLVASDSFDEAKAKTQIDAISKAQSERMLERAKAENKMYNLLTPEQKKQYNENYQKREQKMMDHMNKMKSQMATEQ from the coding sequence ATGCGTAAATTGACCGCTTTATTTGTCGCTTCCACTCTGGCATTGGGTTCAGCTTCCATGGCCTTCGCGGCGGACACCACAGCGGCCCCGGCTGCGGACAGCGCGCCGATGAAGATGATGCATCACAAAGGTGAAGGCAAGGGCGGCCCGTTTGCCGGCCTGAATCTGACCGAACAGCAGCGCCAACAAATGCGTGACATCATGAAAGAGTCGCATCAAAAACGCGGCCCGGGCATGAAAGAAGATCGTCAGGCGCTGCATAACCTGGTCGCTTCCGACAGCTTCGACGAAGCGAAAGCGAAAACGCAAATTGACGCCATCAGCAAAGCGCAGTCCGAACGTATGCTGGAACGCGCCAAAGCGGAAAATAAGATGTATAACCTGCTGACCCCTGAGCAGAAAAAACAATACAATGAGAATTATCAGAAACGCGAGCAAAAAATGATGGACCACATGAATAAGATGAAGTCGCAAATGGCGACCGAGCAATAA
- a CDS encoding MFS transporter yields MQASIATPLDAEDASTPVNSRGKVIVASLVGTAIEFFDFYIYATAAVIVFPHIFFPQGDPTTATLQSLATFAVAFVARPIGSALFGHFGDRVGRKVTLVASLLTMGISTVLIGLLPSYETIGIFAPILLALARFGQGLGLGGEWGGAALLATENAPAKKRALYGSFPQLGAPIGFFFANGTFLLLSWLLTDRQFMEWGWRVPFILSAALVLIGLYVRVSLHETPVFAKVAKAGKQVKIPLGTLLSKHLKATILGTFIMLATYTLFYLMTVYSMTYGTTPQPLGLGYSRNSFLWMLMVAVIGFGVMVPIAGLLADAFGRRKTMIVITLLMIGFAFLFPSMLGSGNQALVMGFLLCGLSIMGLTFGPMGALLPELFPTEVRYTGASFSYNVASILGASVAPYIATWLATHYGLFYVGMYLAAMASLTLIALLLMKETRHQSL; encoded by the coding sequence ATGCAAGCCTCCATCGCAACGCCTCTCGACGCCGAAGACGCGTCAACACCGGTAAACTCGCGCGGAAAAGTGATTGTCGCCTCTCTGGTCGGCACCGCCATCGAGTTCTTCGATTTCTATATCTACGCCACTGCGGCGGTGATCGTTTTCCCGCATATTTTCTTCCCGCAGGGCGATCCGACCACCGCCACGCTGCAGTCGCTGGCCACCTTCGCGGTCGCCTTCGTCGCACGGCCGATAGGCTCAGCGCTGTTCGGCCACTTCGGCGATCGCGTCGGGCGCAAGGTGACGCTGGTCGCCTCGCTGTTGACCATGGGGATTTCTACTGTACTGATCGGCCTGCTGCCGAGCTATGAAACCATCGGCATCTTTGCTCCTATCCTGCTGGCGCTGGCGCGCTTTGGCCAAGGGTTGGGGTTGGGCGGCGAATGGGGCGGCGCGGCGCTGCTGGCGACCGAAAACGCGCCGGCCAAAAAGCGCGCGCTGTACGGCTCGTTCCCGCAGCTGGGCGCACCTATCGGCTTCTTCTTCGCCAACGGCACCTTCCTGCTGCTGTCGTGGCTGCTGACCGACCGGCAATTTATGGAATGGGGCTGGCGCGTGCCCTTCATTCTCTCCGCCGCGCTGGTGCTGATCGGCCTGTACGTGCGGGTATCGCTGCATGAGACCCCGGTGTTCGCCAAGGTCGCCAAGGCAGGCAAGCAGGTGAAAATCCCGCTCGGCACCCTGCTGAGCAAGCACCTGAAGGCCACGATCCTCGGCACCTTCATCATGCTGGCGACCTATACGCTGTTCTACCTGATGACGGTGTATTCGATGACCTACGGCACCACGCCGCAGCCGCTGGGCCTGGGCTACTCGCGCAACAGCTTCCTGTGGATGCTGATGGTGGCGGTGATCGGTTTCGGCGTGATGGTGCCGATCGCCGGCCTGCTGGCGGACGCCTTCGGCCGCCGCAAAACCATGATCGTCATTACCCTGCTGATGATTGGCTTCGCCTTCCTGTTCCCGAGCATGCTCGGTTCCGGCAACCAGGCGTTGGTGATGGGCTTCCTGTTGTGCGGGCTGAGCATCATGGGCCTGACCTTCGGGCCGATGGGCGCGCTGCTGCCGGAGCTGTTCCCGACCGAAGTGCGCTATACCGGCGCTTCTTTCTCCTACAACGTGGCGTCGATTCTCGGCGCGTCGGTGGCGCCTTATATCGCCACCTGGCTGGCGACCCACTACGGGCTGTTCTACGTCGGCATGTATCTGGCAGCCATGGCCAGCCTGACGCTGATCGCCCTGCTGCTGATGAAAGAAACCCGCCACCAGTCGCTGTAA
- a CDS encoding crotonase/enoyl-CoA hydratase family protein — MKLLNHPTCRPFTEAGHLSQISAYYEEERHIMWMLLRAEPRPCFNQALIEDIMTLAQAAKASSLQFDFWVTGSLVPNMFNVGGDLQFFAEAIKNRRREAMMAYARACIDCVHAAARGFDTGAVSIAMVEGSALGGGFEAALAHHFVLAQNNARMGFPEIAFNLFPGMGGYSLVARKGGMRLAEELIWGGESHTAEWFESRGLVDRLFQPGDAYVATRTFIDTIRPKLNGMRAMLRARQRVLQLTRSELMDITEDWVHSAFTIEEKDRAYIERLVMLQDRHTLNLRRAG, encoded by the coding sequence ATGAAATTACTTAATCACCCCACCTGTCGCCCCTTTACCGAAGCGGGCCATTTGTCGCAGATCTCCGCCTACTATGAGGAGGAACGGCACATCATGTGGATGCTGCTGCGTGCCGAACCTCGTCCGTGCTTCAATCAGGCGCTGATTGAAGACATCATGACGTTGGCGCAGGCGGCGAAAGCGTCATCGCTGCAGTTCGACTTCTGGGTCACGGGTTCGCTGGTGCCGAACATGTTCAACGTCGGCGGCGATTTGCAGTTCTTTGCCGAGGCGATCAAAAACCGCCGGCGCGAGGCGATGATGGCCTACGCCCGCGCCTGCATCGATTGCGTGCACGCGGCGGCGCGCGGCTTCGATACCGGGGCGGTGAGCATTGCGATGGTCGAGGGCAGCGCGCTGGGCGGCGGCTTCGAGGCGGCGCTGGCCCACCACTTTGTGCTGGCGCAAAACAATGCGCGCATGGGCTTTCCGGAAATTGCCTTCAACCTGTTCCCCGGCATGGGCGGTTATTCGTTGGTGGCGCGCAAGGGCGGCATGCGGCTGGCGGAGGAGCTGATTTGGGGCGGCGAGTCACACACTGCCGAATGGTTTGAAAGCCGTGGGCTGGTGGATCGGCTGTTTCAGCCCGGCGACGCCTATGTAGCCACCCGCACTTTTATCGATACTATCCGACCCAAGCTGAACGGCATGCGCGCCATGTTGCGCGCACGCCAGCGCGTTTTGCAGCTGACGCGCTCCGAGCTGATGGACATCACCGAAGACTGGGTGCATTCCGCGTTTACCATCGAGGAAAAGGACCGTGCCTACATTGAGCGGCTGGTCATGTTGCAGGATCGCCATACGCTTAACCTGCGGCGCGCCGGCTAG
- the pdeR gene encoding cyclic di-GMP phosphodiesterase, translated as MFADQGPMLLNAHFGTSSPYWRLAFDSNALELSAVRGKAHAAVALSAMQAAKIRRLSGVTASLDLSIMLAGEPIHLHLVGRRINKLEWAGTASAFSDTKSVARDLVHGLSFAEQVVSEANSVIVIVDQHGRIQRFNRLSEEYTGLREHDVIGKNVFQLFMNPKEAAASRRNIAGFFRNGASYEVERWIKTVKGERLFLFRNKFVHSGSGKNEVFLICSGTDITEERRAQERLRVLANTDIITGLPNRNAIQDKITQAITARGDSNIGLVYLDLDNFKKVNDAYGHMFGDRLLVEVSLAILSCLTPDQVLARLGGDEFLVLVQQADRNMLQTLAQRIIDRLKTPFRIGLIEVYTGCSIGIALCPEHGQDLDSLIRSADTAMYVAKEHGKRTFALFSPEMNRRVAEYMWLDTNLRKGLEQNQLVVYYQPKIDTRSGEVHSVEALLRWDSPERGLIPPLQFISYAEESGLIGPLGQWVLQTAAKQAAQWQMQGLNLRVAVNLSARQLADDSVVKALINIQQQHHMAPCRLDFELTESSLIEDETRARALIARLRELGAQVHLDDFGTGYSSLAQLARIPLDAIKLDKSFVHGVNDNPVSQSLVRAIVAAAEALEFRVIAEGVETESENRFLDEVGVDEKQGFLFARPMPPAQLEHWLRCYRPHPPAGA; from the coding sequence ATGTTCGCAGACCAAGGCCCCATGCTCCTTAACGCCCATTTCGGCACCAGCAGCCCCTATTGGCGTCTGGCGTTTGACAGCAATGCTCTGGAACTGTCCGCCGTCAGGGGGAAGGCCCATGCGGCGGTGGCGCTCAGCGCCATGCAGGCGGCAAAAATCCGCCGACTGAGCGGCGTGACCGCCAGCCTCGATCTCAGCATTATGCTGGCCGGTGAGCCGATACATCTGCATCTGGTGGGCCGGCGCATCAATAAGCTGGAATGGGCCGGTACCGCCTCGGCATTCAGCGATACCAAATCGGTGGCGCGCGATCTGGTGCACGGGCTGTCCTTTGCCGAACAGGTGGTCTCGGAAGCCAACTCGGTGATCGTGATCGTCGACCAACACGGCCGCATTCAGCGCTTCAACCGCCTGAGCGAGGAATATACCGGCCTGCGTGAACATGACGTGATCGGCAAGAATGTTTTTCAGCTGTTTATGAACCCCAAAGAGGCGGCGGCCTCCAGGCGCAATATCGCCGGCTTTTTCCGCAACGGCGCCTCCTACGAGGTGGAACGCTGGATCAAAACGGTGAAAGGCGAGCGGTTGTTCTTGTTTCGCAACAAGTTTGTGCACAGCGGCAGCGGCAAAAACGAGGTGTTCCTGATTTGCTCCGGCACCGATATTACCGAAGAGCGGCGCGCGCAGGAGCGGTTGCGGGTGCTGGCCAATACCGACATCATTACCGGCCTGCCCAACCGCAACGCCATTCAGGATAAAATCACCCAGGCCATCACCGCGCGCGGAGACAGCAACATCGGGCTGGTATATCTCGATCTCGACAACTTCAAAAAGGTGAACGACGCCTACGGCCATATGTTCGGCGACCGCCTGTTGGTGGAGGTGTCGCTGGCGATCCTCAGCTGCCTGACCCCGGATCAGGTGCTGGCCCGGCTCGGCGGCGACGAATTTCTGGTGCTGGTGCAGCAGGCCGACCGCAACATGCTGCAAACCCTGGCCCAGCGTATTATCGATCGGCTGAAAACCCCCTTCCGCATCGGCCTGATTGAGGTTTATACCGGCTGCTCGATCGGCATCGCGCTGTGCCCGGAACACGGCCAGGATCTCGACAGCCTGATCCGCAGCGCCGATACCGCCATGTACGTCGCCAAGGAGCACGGCAAACGCACTTTTGCCCTGTTCTCGCCGGAAATGAACAGACGCGTCGCCGAATACATGTGGCTGGACACCAACCTGCGCAAAGGGCTGGAGCAAAACCAACTGGTGGTTTATTACCAGCCCAAAATCGACACGCGCAGCGGCGAGGTGCACAGCGTAGAAGCCCTGCTGCGCTGGGACTCGCCGGAGCGTGGGCTGATCCCGCCGCTGCAGTTTATCTCGTACGCCGAGGAATCCGGGTTGATAGGCCCGCTCGGCCAGTGGGTGCTGCAAACCGCCGCCAAACAGGCGGCGCAATGGCAGATGCAAGGCCTGAACCTGCGGGTGGCGGTGAATCTCTCCGCCCGGCAGCTGGCCGATGACAGCGTCGTCAAGGCGCTGATCAACATCCAGCAACAGCATCATATGGCGCCTTGCCGGCTGGACTTCGAGCTGACGGAAAGCAGCCTGATCGAGGACGAAACGCGCGCACGCGCGCTGATCGCCCGGCTGCGCGAGCTGGGCGCTCAGGTACATCTCGATGACTTCGGCACCGGCTATTCTTCGCTGGCCCAGCTGGCGCGCATTCCGCTGGACGCCATTAAGCTGGATAAAAGCTTCGTGCACGGGGTGAATGACAATCCGGTGTCGCAATCGCTGGTGCGCGCCATCGTCGCGGCGGCGGAGGCGCTTGAGTTTCGGGTCATCGCCGAAGGCGTAGAGACCGAAAGCGAAAACCGCTTCCTCGACGAAGTGGGCGTGGACGAAAAGCAGGGCTTTCTGTTTGCGCGGCCAATGCCCCCGGCGCAGCTGGAGCATTGGCTGCGTTGTTATCGCCCGCACCCGCCGGCGGGCGCGTAA
- the yhjD gene encoding inner membrane protein YhjD, with amino-acid sequence MPIGSDKERRQPPQEPQPKPLIAIKTGHEKIDRRISGFSRLVERIKAWPSIAHLLRATERFNDRLGSQFGAAITYFSFLSLIPILMVSFAAVGFVLASNPDLLASLINKMVGSISDPTLAGTLKNTVNTAIQQRTTVGLTGLALALYSGISWMGNLREAIRAQSRDVWERNPQDQEKIYFKYTRDFISLTGLVVALIVTLSLTSIAGSAQAAIVKALGLDGIEWLRPAMTLIALSISIFANYLLFLWIFWMLPRHKPKKKALLRGTLLAAIGFEVIKFVMTMTLPQVAKSPSGAAFGSVIGLMAFFYFFARLTLFCAAWIATAQYKEDKTLPEQQQPAP; translated from the coding sequence ATGCCTATTGGATCAGATAAAGAACGCCGTCAGCCGCCGCAGGAACCGCAGCCCAAGCCGCTTATCGCCATCAAAACCGGTCATGAGAAAATCGACCGCCGCATCTCCGGTTTTTCACGCCTGGTGGAACGCATCAAAGCCTGGCCGAGCATTGCGCATTTGCTGCGCGCCACCGAACGTTTTAACGATCGCCTGGGCAGCCAGTTCGGCGCGGCCATCACCTATTTCTCCTTCCTGTCGCTGATCCCCATTCTGATGGTGTCGTTCGCCGCAGTGGGATTTGTGCTGGCGTCCAACCCCGATCTATTGGCCAGCCTGATCAACAAGATGGTCGGCAGCATCAGCGATCCGACGTTGGCCGGCACGCTGAAGAATACCGTCAATACCGCCATTCAGCAGCGCACCACCGTTGGGCTGACCGGGCTGGCGCTGGCGCTGTATTCGGGCATCAGCTGGATGGGCAACCTGCGTGAAGCGATCCGCGCCCAGTCGCGCGACGTCTGGGAACGCAACCCGCAGGACCAGGAGAAAATCTACTTCAAGTACACCCGCGACTTTATCTCGCTGACCGGCCTGGTGGTGGCGCTGATCGTCACGCTGTCGCTGACCTCAATCGCCGGTTCGGCGCAGGCGGCGATCGTTAAGGCCCTGGGGCTGGACGGCATCGAATGGCTGCGGCCGGCGATGACGCTGATTGCGCTGTCGATCTCCATTTTCGCCAACTACCTGCTGTTCCTGTGGATCTTCTGGATGCTGCCGCGCCACAAGCCGAAGAAAAAAGCGCTGCTGCGCGGCACGCTGCTGGCCGCCATCGGCTTCGAAGTGATCAAGTTCGTGATGACCATGACCTTGCCGCAGGTGGCGAAATCGCCCTCGGGCGCCGCCTTCGGTTCGGTGATTGGGCTGATGGCCTTCTTCTACTTCTTCGCCCGGCTGACGCTGTTTTGCGCCGCCTGGATCGCCACCGCGCAGTATAAAGAGGATAAAACCCTGCCGGAGCAACAGCAGCCGGCGCCCTGA
- a CDS encoding Tm-1-like ATP-binding domain-containing protein: protein MNDQQAVIYIATTADTKGRELAYVHGLITDTGLPSLTIDLSTQQAPTSYQADISAATVARYHPEGESAVFCNDRGKAIAAMAVAFERFMLSRRDVAALLGLGGSGGTALITPAMQQLPIGLPKLMVSTMASGDVSGYVGASDISMMYSVTDVAGLNRISRTVLGNAAHQIAGAVHFASQVNADDKPAIGLTMFGVTTPCIQAVTAEIEDRWDCLVFHATGSGGRAMEKLIDNRLLDGVLDLTTTEVCDHLFGGVLACTEDRFGAIARTGIPCVMSCGALDMVNFSHPDSVPGRYAERLFYQHNAQVTLMRTTPEENARMGRWIGEKLNACEGPVRFLVPEGGFSALDAPGQAFWDPEARKAFVNALEETLQITNKRGLVKTPYHINDPRFADLAVQQFREISNY from the coding sequence ATGAACGACCAGCAGGCAGTCATTTATATTGCAACCACGGCGGATACAAAAGGGCGGGAATTGGCTTATGTTCATGGGCTGATTACCGACACCGGGTTGCCTTCGCTAACTATCGATCTCTCAACTCAGCAAGCGCCGACGTCCTACCAGGCCGACATTTCAGCCGCTACCGTTGCTCGTTATCACCCAGAAGGGGAAAGCGCCGTATTTTGCAACGATCGGGGCAAAGCCATTGCCGCCATGGCCGTCGCGTTCGAACGCTTTATGCTGTCTCGGCGCGATGTCGCCGCCTTGCTCGGGCTGGGTGGCTCCGGCGGCACTGCGTTGATCACGCCTGCAATGCAGCAACTGCCTATCGGCCTGCCCAAACTGATGGTGTCGACCATGGCTTCCGGCGACGTTTCCGGTTATGTCGGCGCCAGCGACATCAGCATGATGTATTCCGTCACCGACGTTGCCGGGCTGAACCGCATTTCCCGCACCGTGCTGGGCAACGCGGCGCACCAGATTGCAGGCGCCGTGCACTTTGCCAGCCAGGTCAATGCCGACGATAAACCGGCCATCGGCCTCACGATGTTTGGCGTCACCACCCCTTGTATCCAGGCGGTCACGGCAGAAATTGAAGATCGGTGGGATTGTCTGGTGTTCCACGCAACCGGCAGCGGTGGCCGGGCGATGGAAAAACTTATTGATAACCGCTTGTTGGACGGCGTGCTGGATCTGACCACCACCGAAGTCTGCGATCATTTGTTTGGCGGCGTACTTGCCTGCACCGAAGACCGATTTGGCGCAATTGCCCGCACAGGTATCCCTTGTGTGATGTCCTGCGGCGCACTGGATATGGTTAATTTTTCTCATCCTGACTCCGTACCCGGCCGTTACGCCGAGCGCCTGTTCTATCAGCACAACGCCCAGGTCACGCTCATGCGCACCACCCCGGAAGAAAACGCCCGTATGGGCCGTTGGATAGGCGAAAAACTTAATGCTTGTGAAGGCCCCGTCCGATTCCTGGTTCCCGAAGGAGGCTTCTCTGCACTTGATGCGCCGGGGCAGGCATTTTGGGATCCCGAGGCGCGGAAAGCCTTCGTCAATGCACTGGAAGAGACCTTACAGATCACGAATAAACGTGGCCTGGTCAAAACCCCTTATCACATCAACGATCCCCGCTTTGCCGACCTTGCCGTGCAACAGTTCAGGGAGATCTCGAATTATTGA
- a CDS encoding CDP-diacylglycerol diphosphatase, producing MSVRRGLLLCVTLLAVVAAALYFWLKPSHPDALWRIVSRQCLPNQQANGNPAPCAQVALPDGFVVFKDRNGPLQYLLMPSAKITGIESPAVLDAATPNFFAQAWQARHFMADRYGKAIDDADISLAINSEYGRTQNQLHVHISCLLPAVKNRLAQIGPAFTEQWQPLPGGLLGHDYLARRVTPAELERQGAFRLLAQGIARAEGRMGSFGLAMTALPGGDFLLLATERSLLPFTLASAEELQDHDCRLLTPPPRA from the coding sequence ATGTCTGTACGCCGTGGATTGCTATTGTGCGTTACGCTGCTGGCGGTGGTCGCCGCCGCGCTCTATTTTTGGCTGAAGCCTTCCCATCCGGATGCGCTGTGGCGCATCGTCAGCCGGCAGTGCCTGCCCAACCAGCAGGCGAACGGCAATCCGGCGCCCTGCGCGCAGGTGGCGCTGCCGGACGGTTTCGTGGTGTTTAAAGACCGCAACGGGCCGCTGCAGTATCTGCTGATGCCGAGCGCCAAAATCACAGGCATTGAAAGCCCGGCGGTGCTGGACGCCGCCACGCCGAATTTCTTTGCCCAGGCCTGGCAGGCCCGCCACTTTATGGCGGATCGCTACGGCAAGGCGATCGACGACGCCGATATTTCGCTGGCGATTAACTCGGAATACGGCCGCACGCAAAACCAGCTGCACGTTCATATCTCCTGCCTGCTGCCGGCGGTGAAAAACCGCCTGGCGCAGATCGGGCCGGCGTTTACCGAACAGTGGCAACCGCTGCCTGGCGGCCTGCTGGGCCATGACTATCTGGCGCGGCGGGTGACGCCTGCCGAGCTGGAGCGGCAGGGCGCCTTTCGCCTGCTGGCACAGGGCATTGCGCGCGCCGAGGGGCGCATGGGCAGCTTCGGGTTGGCGATGACCGCGCTACCGGGCGGCGATTTTCTGCTGCTGGCCACCGAACGCAGCCTGCTACCTTTCACTCTGGCCTCGGCGGAGGAGCTGCAGGATCACGACTGCCGGTTGCTCACCCCACCGCCGCGCGCCTGA